Proteins from one Chitinophaga oryzae genomic window:
- a CDS encoding phosphoenolpyruvate carboxylase — protein MEAPVNNSLQQFKNLVGTKFQLYNSLFTSLPFHRVEKTGIFLSLFLLHCEEGYARGNSPQTIMDSFFEQYTTYKDEQQRTDLLFRFVQYAERQVVLFDALEDAAFRHIRDLEGAGTLRHLQSEVIQEQAQAQLKEKLEHFSVRLVLTAHPTQFYPGEVLGIINDLARALVEENTSEVNMYLQQLGKTPFFKKEKPSPYDEAISLVWFLENIFYRAGGRILSFLKAQFPGAVSSKNPVIRMGFWPGGDRDGNPFVNAAITVEVAAALRASIMRCYFREVRNLKRRLTFKGVENVVAALEAKLSRNLFTAGHKADISRQEILDTLADIRKTIVEQHNGLFVHLVDNLISKVEIFGLYFTSLDVRQDSSVHVALLDAVADKTDALPKDYASLDAAAKIKALLSISKAIDPAVLENPLHQDSLRTVAAIKQIQETNGEEGCHRYIISHSTSELNVMEVYGMFLLSGWQRESMTIDIVPLFETIDDLRHAGQVMKALYENAEYREHLRRRDCKQTIMLGFSDGTKDGGYLMANWSIYKAKEELTRISKEYDVDVVFFDGRGGPPARGGGKTHQFYASMGRNIANQEIQQTIQGQTISSNFGTVDAAQFNMEQLVHAGITNELFSSREVTLTRAEEDLLQSLADAGYAAYNKLKNHPYFLEYLDHASPLRYYAEANIGSRPSKRNANAKLNLNDLRAVPYVGAWSQLKQNVPGYYGVGSALQYLDEQGKWPELEHLYQHSLFFRTLLDNCEMAMKKSYFPLTAYLAKHPQYGEVWQMIYDEFELTKKFLLRLTGESELMEASPIDQLSIQMRERIVLPLLTTQQYALTRLRELDADPNNGHGRETYEKLIMRCSFGIINAGRNSA, from the coding sequence ATGGAAGCGCCGGTAAATAACTCGTTGCAGCAGTTCAAGAACCTTGTTGGCACAAAGTTCCAGCTGTATAACAGTCTCTTCACTTCTTTGCCTTTTCACCGGGTAGAGAAGACGGGCATCTTTCTTTCCCTTTTCCTCCTCCACTGCGAGGAAGGATATGCCCGCGGGAACAGTCCCCAGACCATTATGGACTCTTTTTTTGAACAGTATACTACCTATAAGGACGAGCAACAGCGGACAGACCTGCTGTTTCGCTTTGTGCAGTATGCAGAAAGACAGGTGGTACTGTTCGACGCCCTGGAAGACGCCGCATTCCGCCATATCCGCGACCTGGAAGGCGCCGGTACCCTGCGTCACCTGCAATCGGAGGTCATCCAGGAGCAGGCACAGGCCCAACTGAAGGAAAAGCTGGAGCATTTTTCGGTCCGCCTTGTGCTCACCGCCCATCCCACCCAGTTTTATCCCGGTGAAGTGCTGGGCATCATCAACGACCTGGCCCGTGCGCTGGTAGAGGAAAATACCTCTGAGGTGAACATGTACCTCCAGCAGCTGGGTAAAACACCTTTCTTTAAAAAAGAGAAACCATCTCCCTATGATGAAGCCATCAGCCTGGTATGGTTCCTCGAAAATATATTCTACCGCGCCGGCGGCCGTATCCTTTCTTTCCTGAAAGCGCAGTTCCCCGGGGCGGTCAGCAGTAAAAACCCGGTGATCCGCATGGGCTTCTGGCCCGGCGGCGACCGTGACGGCAACCCCTTCGTGAATGCCGCCATCACCGTGGAAGTGGCCGCCGCCCTCCGCGCATCCATTATGCGCTGCTACTTCAGGGAGGTACGCAACCTGAAACGCCGCCTCACCTTTAAAGGCGTGGAAAACGTAGTGGCCGCGCTGGAAGCCAAACTGTCGCGCAACCTCTTTACCGCCGGCCATAAAGCCGATATCAGCCGCCAGGAAATACTGGACACGCTGGCGGATATACGAAAAACCATTGTGGAGCAGCATAACGGCCTGTTTGTGCACCTGGTGGATAACCTGATCAGTAAAGTGGAAATTTTCGGGCTGTACTTCACCTCGCTGGACGTCCGCCAGGACAGCTCCGTGCATGTGGCCCTCCTCGATGCTGTGGCTGACAAAACCGATGCACTCCCGAAAGATTACGCCTCCCTCGACGCCGCCGCCAAAATCAAAGCACTGCTCAGTATCAGCAAGGCGATAGACCCGGCGGTGCTGGAGAATCCCCTGCACCAGGACAGCCTCCGTACGGTGGCTGCCATTAAGCAGATACAGGAAACCAATGGCGAAGAAGGATGCCACCGCTATATTATCAGTCACTCTACCAGCGAACTCAATGTAATGGAAGTGTATGGCATGTTCCTGCTCAGCGGCTGGCAGCGGGAATCCATGACCATCGACATAGTGCCCCTGTTTGAAACCATCGACGACCTGCGCCATGCCGGCCAGGTGATGAAAGCACTCTACGAAAATGCGGAGTACCGTGAGCACCTGCGCCGCCGTGACTGCAAACAGACCATCATGCTTGGTTTCTCCGACGGCACCAAAGACGGCGGTTACCTGATGGCCAACTGGAGCATCTACAAGGCCAAGGAAGAGCTGACCCGCATCTCCAAAGAATACGATGTGGATGTGGTGTTCTTCGACGGCAGGGGAGGCCCCCCGGCACGTGGCGGTGGAAAAACACACCAGTTCTACGCTTCCATGGGCCGCAATATTGCCAACCAGGAAATACAGCAGACCATACAGGGGCAGACCATCAGCTCCAACTTCGGTACAGTGGATGCCGCCCAGTTCAATATGGAACAGCTGGTACATGCCGGCATCACCAACGAGTTGTTCTCTTCCCGGGAGGTAACCCTCACCAGGGCGGAGGAAGACCTGTTGCAGTCGCTCGCCGACGCCGGTTACGCCGCTTATAACAAACTGAAGAACCATCCGTATTTCCTGGAATACCTGGACCACGCCAGTCCGCTGCGCTACTACGCCGAAGCCAATATCGGCAGCCGTCCGAGCAAACGTAACGCCAACGCAAAGCTCAATCTCAACGACCTGCGGGCCGTGCCTTACGTGGGCGCCTGGAGCCAGCTGAAACAGAACGTGCCCGGTTACTATGGCGTAGGCAGCGCCCTCCAATATCTCGACGAACAGGGCAAATGGCCGGAACTGGAACACCTGTACCAGCACTCCCTGTTCTTCCGTACCCTGCTGGACAACTGCGAGATGGCCATGAAGAAAAGCTATTTCCCGCTGACGGCCTACCTGGCCAAACATCCGCAATACGGAGAAGTATGGCAGATGATTTATGATGAGTTTGAACTGACCAAAAAATTCCTGCTCCGTCTTACCGGCGAGTCAGAACTGATGGAAGCCAGCCCGATTGACCAATTGTCTATCCAGATGCGGGAGAGGATCGTGCTGCCGCTGCTCACCACCCAGCAATATGCGCTGACCCGCCTGCGCGAGCTGGACGCCGATCCCAACAACGGACATGGCCGGGAAACGTATGAAAAACTGATCATGCGTTGCTCCTTCGGCATCATCAATGCCGGCCGTAATTCCGCTTAG